The following proteins are co-located in the Fructilactobacillus carniphilus genome:
- a CDS encoding DAK2 domain-containing protein, with protein MSVTKITTKEFDQMVQAAAVVLQNNAEFINSLNVFPVPDGDTGMNMSLSFASGAKYVAKESQQTVGAKAAALAKGLLMGARGNSGVILSQIFRGFSKNVEGKTDLTAQEFSDAITAGAKTAYSSVMKPTEGTILTVIRFAANAGRKEAAQTDDLGVVSDAIKQGAQTALKQTPDLLPVLKQVGVVDSGGQGLTFVLEAFADILNNREPSDDVHAKFNVEANKMDEMVKKSDHASAQGQLNPADIVYGYCTQMTVRFGKGKEYKDKFDYDHFYDHLAPLGDSLLVINDDEVAKVHIHTEHPGKVLAWGQNFGDLINIKIDNMREQQETIMENDEEVESTTPEPKATSEEPAAEMAVIAVVAGAGLEKLFKSLGVTKIISGGQTMNPSTEDIVKAVNATNAKHVLVLPNNKNIFLAAEQAEDLTDVPMKVVHTKTIPQGLTAMFAYNPEANLSDNRTAMDDSLDTVKSGQVTIAIRDTKLDGLEIKKGQFMGIIDGQIKITAETLDDAAVQMTKQMLDDDSENVTIIYGEGATEADAKKVEAAAEAVDDELEIEIHAGNQPVYPFIISVE; from the coding sequence GTGTCAGTAACGAAGATTACTACTAAAGAGTTCGACCAAATGGTTCAAGCTGCAGCGGTCGTCCTCCAAAATAATGCAGAATTTATTAATTCTTTAAACGTTTTTCCGGTTCCAGATGGAGATACCGGGATGAATATGAGTTTGTCGTTTGCGAGTGGAGCAAAGTACGTCGCGAAGGAATCCCAACAAACGGTAGGAGCTAAAGCAGCTGCCCTTGCCAAGGGTTTACTGATGGGAGCTCGAGGAAATTCCGGGGTCATTTTGTCCCAAATTTTCCGAGGATTTTCTAAAAACGTAGAAGGAAAAACCGACTTAACGGCACAGGAATTTTCCGATGCCATTACAGCTGGAGCTAAAACCGCCTACAGTTCGGTGATGAAGCCAACTGAAGGAACCATTTTAACGGTCATTCGGTTTGCCGCTAATGCTGGTCGCAAAGAAGCAGCGCAAACTGATGATTTGGGAGTGGTGAGTGATGCCATTAAGCAGGGAGCCCAAACTGCTCTAAAGCAAACACCTGATTTACTTCCAGTTTTAAAACAAGTTGGAGTAGTTGACTCTGGCGGACAAGGTTTGACCTTTGTGCTGGAAGCTTTTGCTGACATTTTGAATAACCGTGAGCCTTCCGATGACGTTCATGCTAAGTTTAATGTCGAAGCCAACAAGATGGACGAGATGGTGAAAAAATCAGACCATGCTAGTGCACAGGGACAACTGAACCCTGCCGACATCGTTTACGGTTATTGTACTCAAATGACGGTACGCTTTGGGAAGGGCAAGGAGTACAAAGATAAATTTGATTATGATCATTTTTATGACCATCTTGCTCCCCTCGGTGATTCGTTGTTAGTGATCAATGATGATGAAGTTGCCAAAGTTCACATCCATACGGAACACCCTGGCAAGGTATTGGCTTGGGGTCAAAATTTTGGTGACTTGATTAACATCAAGATTGATAACATGCGGGAACAACAAGAAACCATCATGGAAAATGATGAAGAAGTTGAATCCACCACCCCGGAACCAAAAGCTACATCAGAAGAACCAGCTGCTGAAATGGCTGTAATTGCCGTTGTCGCCGGAGCTGGATTGGAAAAGCTGTTTAAGAGTTTAGGCGTTACCAAGATTATTAGCGGTGGTCAGACCATGAACCCTAGTACCGAGGATATCGTAAAGGCTGTTAATGCGACGAACGCTAAACACGTTTTGGTTTTACCTAACAATAAGAACATCTTTTTAGCCGCCGAACAAGCAGAAGATTTAACGGACGTTCCGATGAAGGTAGTCCACACGAAAACCATTCCGCAAGGATTAACAGCCATGTTTGCATACAATCCGGAGGCCAATTTGAGTGATAACCGAACGGCAATGGATGATTCGTTAGATACGGTTAAGAGTGGTCAAGTAACAATCGCGATTCGAGATACCAAGCTCGACGGGTTAGAAATTAAAAAAGGTCAATTCATGGGCATTATTGATGGTCAGATTAAGATTACGGCAGAAACGTTGGATGACGCAGCCGTGCAAATGACCAAGCAAATGTTAGATGATGACAGTGAAAACGTGACGATTATTTATGGTGAAGGGGCGACTGAAGCTGATGCGAAAAAAGTTGAAGCAGCCGCAGAAGCCGTTGATGATGAATTAGAAATCGAAATTCACGCTGGAAACCAACCAGTTTATCCGTTCATTATTTCGGTGGAATAA
- a CDS encoding Asp23/Gls24 family envelope stress response protein, translating to MAVKMNTKYGSIDIDNDVIATVVGGAATDNYGVVGMASRNQIKDGMNEILRRDAYSRGIVVRQIDDEIQVDVNIIVSYGTKISEVSRTVQAKVKYNLETMLGVTADSVNVFVQGVKVIND from the coding sequence ATGGCTGTAAAAATGAACACTAAATATGGATCAATTGATATTGACAATGATGTAATTGCTACGGTAGTCGGTGGTGCCGCTACCGATAATTATGGGGTAGTCGGAATGGCTAGCCGTAATCAAATTAAGGACGGAATGAACGAAATTTTACGTCGGGATGCTTATTCCCGCGGAATTGTGGTTCGTCAGATTGATGATGAAATTCAAGTCGACGTTAATATAATCGTCAGCTATGGAACTAAGATTTCTGAGGTTTCACGGACCGTACAGGCCAAAGTTAAATACAATCTAGAAACGATGTTAGGGGTAACCGCTGACTCCGTGAATGTGTTTGTACAGGGTGTTAAGGTCATTAACGACTAA
- the rpmB gene encoding 50S ribosomal protein L28, whose translation MAKDALTGKRTHFGNRRSHALNASRRSWKPNLQKVRILVDGKPKKVWLSARTLKSGKFKRV comes from the coding sequence ATGGCTAAGGATGCTTTAACTGGAAAGAGAACCCACTTTGGTAACCGTCGCTCTCACGCATTGAACGCTTCGAGACGTAGTTGGAAGCCGAATTTGCAAAAAGTACGGATTTTAGTTGATGGGAAACCAAAGAAAGTTTGGTTAAGTGCCAGAACTTTAAAATCTGGTAAATTCAAACGGGTTTAA
- a CDS encoding thiamine diphosphokinase — METVNLLAGGPKSEWPVDLKHQLEQKPCIGIDRGTLHLLDMGITPYAAIGDFDSVSADELTLIRQRVEIVHQSNPIKDETDTELALQFAGQQFPASHLTLYGFSGGRLDQLLTNLLMVYRPFLTDVITRLTLQDRHNWIQFYQPGTNLVEKQPGMKYLDFVALEPTTLTLPNEKYQLDQFMVKRPTSFSSNEFLGEQGTFTFDQGIMMVIQSHD, encoded by the coding sequence ATGGAGACAGTTAATTTGTTGGCCGGGGGACCTAAATCTGAATGGCCGGTTGATTTGAAGCACCAGTTGGAACAAAAGCCCTGTATCGGAATTGATCGGGGCACGTTGCATTTGCTGGACATGGGGATTACACCATATGCAGCCATTGGCGATTTTGATTCCGTTTCCGCGGATGAGCTTACGTTGATTAGGCAACGTGTGGAGATTGTGCACCAGTCTAATCCAATTAAGGATGAAACCGATACAGAGTTAGCGTTACAGTTTGCGGGTCAGCAATTTCCCGCGTCCCACCTAACTTTATACGGATTTTCGGGCGGTCGGTTGGATCAGCTTCTGACTAATTTGTTAATGGTTTATCGACCGTTTTTAACGGATGTGATTACGCGCTTAACACTGCAAGATCGTCACAATTGGATTCAGTTCTATCAACCGGGAACGAATTTGGTGGAGAAGCAACCGGGGATGAAATACCTGGATTTTGTGGCTCTGGAGCCGACCACGTTGACGCTTCCCAACGAAAAGTATCAACTAGATCAGTTTATGGTCAAACGACCCACCTCGTTTTCCAGTAATGAGTTTCTGGGTGAACAAGGTACATTTACGTTTGATCAGGGAATCATGATGGTGATTCAAAGTCATGATTAA
- the rpe gene encoding ribulose-phosphate 3-epimerase encodes MIKVAPSILSADYINLQKSIEAVDQAGAEVLHIDVMDGLFVPAISYGPAWVKAIRPITQMELDCHLMIENPERYVDTFADNGADLIGVHVEATPHIHRALQMIKNKGVKAEVVINPGTPVSLIKPVLYLVDQVLVMTVNPGFGGQQFIPETISKIKQLNRLRNENEDYDFTIEIDGGINDQTVVKPYEAGADVAVAGSYVFGAENPAERVQAIKKATDF; translated from the coding sequence ATGATTAAAGTGGCCCCATCAATTTTAAGTGCAGATTACATTAACCTACAAAAGAGCATTGAAGCAGTCGATCAAGCGGGAGCAGAAGTGCTTCACATTGACGTTATGGACGGTTTGTTTGTTCCAGCCATTTCCTATGGTCCAGCTTGGGTTAAGGCAATTCGGCCGATTACCCAAATGGAATTAGATTGTCATTTGATGATTGAAAATCCAGAACGGTACGTGGATACGTTTGCTGACAACGGAGCTGATTTAATTGGGGTTCACGTGGAAGCAACTCCTCACATTCACCGGGCTTTACAGATGATTAAGAACAAGGGTGTGAAAGCTGAAGTTGTCATTAACCCGGGAACGCCAGTGAGCTTGATTAAACCCGTGTTGTATCTCGTTGATCAAGTATTAGTTATGACGGTTAACCCTGGTTTTGGGGGTCAGCAGTTTATTCCCGAAACGATTAGTAAGATTAAGCAACTAAATCGACTTCGGAATGAAAATGAAGACTACGACTTTACCATTGAAATTGACGGAGGGATTAACGACCAGACGGTGGTTAAACCATACGAAGCCGGGGCGGACGTTGCCGTAGCTGGTTCGTACGTCTTTGGCGCTGAGAATCCTGCCGAACGGGTGCAAGCAATCAAAAAGGCAACTGATTTTTAA
- the rsgA gene encoding ribosome small subunit-dependent GTPase A, which yields MTDVQKGKIYQSLSGFYDIVLNGKTYRTRARGNFRKHQIKPLVGDWVEFTAPNQQEGYVLKVLPRFNELVRPPIANTDQALVVTSAVEPDFSASLLDKELVALERENIQPILVFTKVDLLSETAKPHFLQIVQNYRQLVGYPTIIATEPTADTQLLSRLTDKQTVVMGQTGAGKSTLLNHLDPELNLATGEISQALSRGKHTTRKVSLVTINGGLVADTPGFSSFETMDIQPTELKNYYPDFVRVAMNCKFRECVHINEPDCAVKQGVKNGTILTSRYEDYVDQYQTIKAQKPVYRRKRGN from the coding sequence ATGACAGACGTTCAAAAGGGGAAAATTTACCAATCACTCAGTGGTTTTTACGACATCGTTTTGAACGGAAAAACCTATCGAACCCGGGCTCGGGGTAATTTTCGTAAGCACCAGATTAAGCCCCTGGTTGGTGACTGGGTGGAGTTTACGGCTCCTAATCAACAGGAGGGATATGTGTTAAAAGTCTTACCGCGTTTTAACGAGCTGGTTCGGCCCCCAATTGCGAATACAGATCAGGCGTTAGTGGTCACATCGGCAGTCGAACCCGATTTTTCTGCTAGTTTACTAGATAAAGAACTAGTTGCTTTAGAACGAGAGAACATTCAACCAATTCTGGTGTTCACTAAGGTAGATCTACTGTCAGAAACTGCCAAACCGCACTTTTTACAAATCGTCCAAAATTACCGGCAATTAGTGGGGTATCCAACCATCATTGCGACCGAACCAACGGCAGACACCCAGCTGCTTAGTCGCCTGACGGATAAACAGACGGTTGTAATGGGGCAAACCGGAGCCGGAAAATCGACCCTTTTGAATCACTTGGATCCAGAGTTAAACCTCGCAACCGGAGAGATTTCGCAGGCATTGAGCCGGGGCAAGCACACCACTAGAAAAGTTTCGTTGGTTACCATTAATGGTGGGTTAGTTGCTGATACTCCGGGCTTTTCTTCCTTTGAAACCATGGACATTCAGCCGACCGAGTTAAAAAATTATTATCCCGACTTTGTCCGCGTTGCCATGAACTGTAAATTCCGGGAGTGCGTGCACATTAACGAACCGGATTGCGCTGTGAAGCAGGGGGTAAAAAATGGTACAATTTTAACGAGCCGATATGAAGATTATGTCGACCAGTATCAAACCATTAAGGCCCAAAAACCGGTCTACCGACGGAAAAGAGGAAATTAA
- the rsmB gene encoding 16S rRNA (cytosine(967)-C(5))-methyltransferase RsmB — protein sequence MSTNKSNPRALAVETLERVHNGAYSNLQINNVISASEMSEKDIRLFTNIVYGVIQHRLTLNYYVQQLVGHADKLQPWVVELLDSAIYQMVYLDKVPNRAIFDESIKIAKQRGHDGIRRLVTGVLHTIARRGLPDLQQIKDPTERLSISVSVPVWLVKTLTNQLGQTKAEHLLATINQPANQSIRVNRMKTTSAELQKQLEAEGFTVRSSVVAADSLVLSHGVAAHFDLFKAGLYTIQDESAMLPVQALPLAESDVVLDACAAPGGKTTQIAERLTTGKVVALDLHEKKLKKIQENAQRLGVADRITTQALDARRVTTEFAPQTFDHILVDAPCSGIGLIRRKPEIRYEKTLADVEKLANIQQAILDAVAPTLKVGGMLIYSTCTILDQENMANVQEFLAAHPNFEAVYVTTKQDLKAGRTEPELKIYPDDYGSDGFFVAGLRKVAE from the coding sequence ATGAGTACGAACAAAAGTAATCCACGCGCCCTAGCGGTGGAAACGCTAGAACGCGTGCATAACGGCGCTTATTCTAATTTACAGATTAATAACGTGATTAGCGCGTCTGAGATGTCAGAAAAGGACATCCGTTTATTTACGAACATCGTTTATGGAGTGATTCAGCATCGGCTCACCCTTAATTACTACGTCCAGCAACTGGTCGGCCACGCAGATAAGTTACAACCGTGGGTCGTAGAACTCCTCGATAGTGCCATTTACCAGATGGTTTATTTGGATAAGGTTCCCAACCGAGCAATTTTTGACGAATCCATTAAAATTGCCAAGCAGCGCGGCCATGATGGAATTCGGCGGTTAGTCACGGGGGTTTTGCATACGATTGCGCGGCGGGGATTACCCGATCTGCAGCAAATTAAAGATCCGACCGAACGGCTTTCAATTTCGGTTAGTGTACCGGTTTGGTTGGTTAAAACCCTTACGAATCAACTAGGTCAAACTAAAGCAGAGCACCTACTAGCCACCATTAACCAACCTGCGAACCAATCCATTCGAGTGAACCGGATGAAAACCACGTCCGCTGAACTGCAAAAGCAGTTAGAAGCAGAAGGGTTTACGGTACGATCGAGTGTCGTTGCCGCCGATTCCCTCGTATTAAGTCATGGCGTGGCTGCCCATTTTGATCTATTTAAAGCGGGGTTGTACACGATTCAGGATGAAAGTGCGATGTTGCCGGTCCAAGCGTTACCGTTAGCTGAAAGTGATGTTGTGCTGGATGCTTGTGCGGCACCGGGTGGGAAGACTACCCAAATTGCCGAGCGGTTGACCACGGGGAAGGTCGTTGCATTAGATCTTCACGAAAAAAAGCTCAAAAAGATTCAGGAAAACGCGCAGCGTCTGGGAGTCGCTGATCGAATTACCACGCAGGCATTAGACGCCCGTCGGGTCACAACTGAATTTGCTCCCCAAACTTTCGATCACATTTTGGTGGATGCCCCGTGTTCTGGAATCGGTCTGATTCGACGCAAACCAGAAATTCGGTACGAAAAGACGTTAGCGGACGTGGAAAAATTAGCCAATATCCAGCAAGCGATTTTAGATGCAGTGGCACCAACGCTGAAAGTTGGAGGCATGTTAATCTACAGCACCTGTACTATTTTAGATCAAGAAAACATGGCGAACGTGCAGGAGTTTTTAGCAGCGCATCCTAATTTTGAAGCGGTTTACGTAACGACTAAGCAGGATTTAAAGGCCGGGCGAACGGAACCGGAGTTGAAAATTTATCCAGATGATTATGGCTCAGATGGGTTCTTCGTCGCAGGCTTGAGAAAGGTGGCAGAATGA
- the fmt gene encoding methionyl-tRNA formyltransferase, whose translation MQKVVFMGTPQFSVPILRSLNEHYDVEAVVTQPDRPVGRKRKLTASPVKQTAEELGVPVLQPEKLGGSPELQQVIDLAPDFIVTAAYGQFLPTKLLQAAQIAAVNVHGSLLPKYRGGAPVQYAIMNGDAETGVTIMYMVKEMDAGDILEQAAVPITDHDDTESMFQKLSIVGRDLLLDTLPKLTKHEITPKPQAEDQVVFSPTIKRGEEQLDFRKPAQNLDWKVRALRPNPGAYALVDGKRYKFWDVQPVEKTTNLASGQVVTRTKHSLEIAAGDQTVLQINELQPAGKPRTTIQAFLNGNQTLQTGDQFIDEYEQK comes from the coding sequence ATGCAAAAAGTAGTTTTTATGGGGACCCCGCAGTTTAGCGTTCCCATCTTACGATCGTTAAACGAACACTATGACGTGGAAGCAGTGGTGACCCAACCGGATCGCCCGGTTGGCCGAAAACGGAAGCTGACTGCGTCACCCGTCAAGCAAACGGCGGAGGAACTCGGGGTGCCCGTTTTACAACCCGAAAAGCTAGGTGGCAGTCCTGAGTTACAACAAGTAATTGATTTAGCTCCGGATTTTATCGTTACCGCTGCTTACGGTCAGTTTTTACCAACGAAGTTACTGCAAGCTGCTCAAATCGCAGCGGTGAATGTACACGGATCATTACTCCCGAAGTATCGGGGGGGCGCTCCCGTTCAGTATGCGATTATGAATGGGGATGCCGAAACCGGTGTAACGATTATGTACATGGTCAAGGAAATGGATGCGGGAGACATCTTGGAACAAGCAGCCGTTCCCATCACCGATCATGATGATACGGAATCCATGTTTCAAAAGCTTAGCATCGTGGGGAGAGACTTGTTGTTAGACACGTTGCCCAAGTTAACTAAGCACGAAATTACGCCCAAACCCCAAGCTGAGGACCAAGTGGTATTTTCGCCCACGATTAAACGAGGGGAAGAGCAACTGGATTTCCGGAAACCCGCGCAAAATTTGGATTGGAAGGTACGCGCTTTGCGGCCTAATCCTGGGGCTTATGCGCTAGTGGACGGGAAACGGTATAAATTTTGGGACGTCCAACCAGTGGAAAAAACCACGAATTTGGCGTCTGGTCAAGTTGTCACTCGAACCAAGCACAGCTTAGAAATCGCGGCGGGAGACCAGACCGTCCTACAAATTAACGAACTGCAGCCAGCGGGAAAACCGAGAACCACGATTCAAGCCTTTTTAAACGGGAATCAGACACTACAAACAGGAGACCAATTTATTGATGAGTACGAACAAAAGTAA
- the priA gene encoding primosomal protein N', giving the protein MTIAEVIVDVPTRQTNFPYSYVVPAALTGEIQPGMRVVVPFGKGDRKVEGFVVGLKDAADVTEADLAKLKPIAGLMDLNPVVNPELLALSQWLSETTYSFRISCLLTMLPNVMKAKYKTLVTPVPPVKDSWLQERFATESSLPLNQEHFTTAELARLTKLRQQGKVQLQYQVQNQAKRKTELAVVNQIKDFAAVRQLIRKNATGQLALLDQLEQQSQTPLKQRDLVQEPGITPAVINTFQKRGWIMKTEVEKYRDPNKEVIKPDQAKSLTADQRQAVTQINAAVTEHQATTFLLEGVTGSGKTEVYLQTIQCALNQGEQALMLVPEIALTPQMVSRVKNRFGSQVAILHSGLSNGEKYDEWRRINEGKAQVVVGARSAIFAPLAKLGLIILDEEHDSSYKQSDNPRYHTRDVALWRSQYHHCPVVLGSATPSLESRARAEKGVYQLLRLPQRINQQQLPAIQIVDMTDSVQRTGDLFSKELISAIKATLQRHEQAVLMLNRRGFSSFMLCRDCGYVLKCPHCDISLTMHLDTHTMKCHYCGYETAIPNECPQCHSRNIRYFGTGTEKATQQLQQLVPEARILRMDVDTTRKKGAHRRILQQFGEQQADILLGTQMIAKGLDFPNVTLVGVLNADTGLDLPDFRASERTFDLLTQVAGRAGRAEKPGQVIIQTFNPEHYAIQLAQRQDYEAFFQKEMQLRHLAGYSPYFYTVLVTVSALQEDAAAQEALRVSNLLQANVAPQTELLGPTPRPIARIKNRYYYQIIIKYKHDEQLPEVLNRIQAISQTEVRKGFRIAIDVEPQSFM; this is encoded by the coding sequence GTGACCATTGCAGAAGTAATCGTAGATGTTCCTACCCGTCAAACAAACTTTCCTTACTCCTACGTCGTTCCGGCAGCATTAACGGGTGAGATTCAACCGGGGATGCGAGTGGTTGTTCCCTTTGGTAAGGGTGATCGGAAGGTTGAGGGATTTGTAGTGGGCCTGAAAGATGCTGCGGACGTAACGGAGGCTGATTTGGCCAAACTCAAACCGATTGCCGGGTTAATGGATCTTAATCCCGTAGTGAATCCCGAGTTATTAGCGTTGTCCCAGTGGCTTTCCGAAACGACCTATTCGTTTCGGATTAGTTGTTTGCTGACGATGCTGCCCAACGTGATGAAGGCTAAGTACAAAACGTTGGTGACACCAGTTCCGCCGGTAAAAGATTCCTGGTTGCAGGAACGCTTTGCTACAGAATCTTCCCTACCATTGAATCAAGAGCACTTCACCACTGCCGAATTAGCGCGACTCACTAAGTTACGGCAGCAGGGAAAAGTGCAATTGCAGTATCAAGTACAGAATCAGGCGAAACGTAAGACCGAACTAGCGGTCGTTAATCAGATTAAAGACTTTGCGGCAGTTCGGCAGTTAATTCGGAAAAACGCCACGGGGCAACTTGCCTTACTGGATCAGTTAGAACAACAATCGCAAACGCCGTTAAAACAACGTGATTTAGTTCAAGAACCCGGGATTACCCCAGCGGTCATTAACACGTTTCAAAAACGCGGTTGGATTATGAAAACGGAAGTCGAAAAGTATCGTGATCCTAACAAGGAAGTGATTAAGCCGGATCAAGCGAAATCGCTTACTGCGGACCAGCGTCAGGCGGTCACGCAGATTAACGCCGCCGTTACGGAACACCAGGCAACTACTTTCTTATTAGAAGGAGTCACGGGCTCTGGCAAGACCGAGGTTTACTTACAGACCATTCAATGCGCTTTAAACCAAGGAGAACAGGCGTTGATGCTCGTCCCAGAAATTGCGCTGACTCCCCAGATGGTTAGTCGGGTGAAAAATCGGTTCGGCAGCCAAGTGGCTATCCTACATAGTGGTCTTTCGAACGGAGAAAAGTACGATGAATGGCGCCGTATCAACGAAGGCAAGGCTCAGGTAGTGGTCGGAGCCCGCTCCGCCATTTTTGCGCCCCTCGCCAAGTTAGGGTTAATTATTTTAGACGAGGAACATGATTCGAGCTATAAACAAAGCGATAATCCCCGTTACCATACTCGGGATGTGGCTCTGTGGCGCTCCCAGTATCACCATTGTCCGGTCGTGTTAGGAAGTGCCACTCCCTCGTTAGAATCCCGAGCGCGTGCAGAAAAGGGTGTGTATCAGTTATTACGCTTACCCCAGCGGATTAATCAGCAGCAACTGCCGGCGATTCAAATCGTGGATATGACCGATTCGGTGCAACGAACCGGGGACTTGTTTTCAAAAGAGTTGATTAGCGCCATCAAAGCAACGTTACAGCGCCACGAACAGGCCGTCTTAATGTTAAACCGGCGGGGCTTTTCTTCGTTCATGCTCTGTCGGGATTGTGGGTACGTACTAAAGTGTCCGCATTGTGATATTTCTTTGACCATGCATTTGGATACGCACACCATGAAATGTCATTACTGTGGTTATGAAACGGCGATTCCTAACGAATGTCCGCAATGTCATAGTCGTAACATTCGTTACTTTGGAACGGGGACGGAAAAAGCAACTCAGCAACTGCAACAATTAGTCCCAGAAGCGCGGATTTTGCGAATGGATGTGGATACGACTCGCAAAAAGGGCGCCCACCGCCGCATTTTGCAGCAGTTTGGGGAACAGCAGGCCGACATCTTGTTAGGAACCCAAATGATTGCGAAGGGGCTCGATTTTCCAAACGTAACGCTGGTGGGAGTTTTAAACGCCGATACCGGGCTCGACTTGCCTGATTTTCGGGCTAGTGAACGAACCTTTGATTTGTTAACCCAGGTCGCTGGTCGGGCAGGACGAGCGGAAAAACCGGGACAAGTCATCATTCAAACCTTTAATCCCGAGCACTATGCGATTCAACTCGCCCAACGTCAGGATTATGAGGCATTTTTCCAAAAGGAGATGCAACTCCGCCACCTGGCCGGTTATAGTCCTTATTTCTATACTGTTTTAGTAACGGTGAGTGCCTTACAGGAAGACGCGGCCGCCCAGGAAGCCTTGCGAGTATCGAATTTGCTACAAGCAAACGTTGCTCCCCAGACCGAGTTGTTGGGACCGACACCACGGCCCATTGCTCGGATTAAAAATCGGTACTATTATCAAATTATCATTAAGTATAAACACGATGAGCAACTTCCAGAGGTTTTGAATCGGATTCAAGCCATTTCCCAAACAGAGGTTCGCAAGGGCTTTCGGATTGCCATCGACGTGGAACCACAGAGTTTTATGTAG
- the coaBC gene encoding bifunctional phosphopantothenoylcysteine decarboxylase/phosphopantothenate--cysteine ligase CoaBC, whose product MNGKKITLYITGSIAAYKAVYLLRLLIKAGAEVHVVMTAAATRFVTPLTFQTLSQHPVLTDADWEQTGVVHIEAAQWGDVNVVVPASADFIAKAVTGIADSLATTTFLAAPAPKLVVPAMNDGMWNNPATQRNLQQLRQDGIHTVSPDSGFLAEGYAAKGRMPEPEIIKTEIEKLFTNKQDWQGKRVLITAGGTREDLDPVRYLSNRSSGKMGYALARAARAHGAEVTLISANVTLPTPPGVQLVRVRTAQDLAAQLQTLFPQTDVLLMAAAVSDFRPAQVAPQKIKKAAEDAHLTLELEANPDLLKLVATQKKPGQLVVGFAAETQDLKQNAARKLVNKKADFIILNDVGNPQIGFNADDNQVTIIGANGFETQTPVESKAAIAERILAVLKKTFN is encoded by the coding sequence ATGAACGGGAAAAAAATTACGTTATACATCACAGGAAGTATTGCGGCCTATAAAGCGGTTTATTTGTTACGACTTTTAATCAAAGCCGGAGCGGAGGTTCACGTGGTAATGACCGCGGCTGCTACCCGCTTTGTAACGCCTCTGACTTTTCAAACGCTTTCACAACATCCTGTCCTCACGGATGCAGATTGGGAGCAAACGGGAGTGGTTCACATTGAAGCAGCCCAGTGGGGGGATGTAAACGTTGTGGTACCAGCTTCTGCTGACTTCATTGCGAAGGCTGTCACTGGAATCGCTGATTCCCTGGCAACGACCACCTTCTTAGCAGCTCCGGCGCCGAAACTGGTGGTGCCGGCCATGAACGATGGGATGTGGAATAATCCCGCCACCCAAAGAAATTTGCAGCAACTTCGCCAAGATGGAATTCATACGGTAAGCCCTGATTCCGGCTTTTTAGCCGAAGGATACGCGGCTAAGGGACGAATGCCGGAACCAGAAATTATCAAGACCGAAATCGAAAAATTATTTACTAACAAGCAAGACTGGCAGGGCAAACGGGTTTTGATCACGGCCGGGGGCACCCGCGAAGATTTGGACCCCGTTCGCTATCTTTCCAACCGTTCTTCGGGAAAGATGGGCTATGCACTAGCGCGAGCTGCCCGAGCCCACGGGGCTGAAGTGACGCTAATTAGTGCGAACGTGACGCTACCAACCCCACCGGGAGTCCAACTCGTTCGGGTGCGGACGGCTCAAGATTTGGCGGCGCAACTACAAACGTTATTTCCCCAAACGGATGTCTTGCTCATGGCGGCAGCTGTGAGCGATTTTCGGCCGGCTCAGGTTGCTCCACAAAAGATCAAGAAAGCAGCAGAGGACGCCCATTTAACGTTAGAATTAGAAGCTAATCCAGATTTACTAAAGTTAGTAGCAACGCAAAAAAAGCCGGGCCAACTGGTGGTAGGTTTTGCCGCAGAAACCCAGGATTTAAAGCAAAATGCGGCTCGCAAGTTAGTTAACAAGAAGGCTGATTTTATCATTCTCAATGACGTGGGAAATCCGCAGATTGGTTTTAACGCAGATGATAATCAGGTGACGATTATTGGTGCAAATGGGTTTGAAACTCAAACTCCAGTCGAATCCAAAGCAGCAATTGCAGAGCGCATTTTAGCCGTGCTAAAGAAAACTTTTAACTAA
- the rpoZ gene encoding DNA-directed RNA polymerase subunit omega yields MLYPSIDDLLKIVDSRYSLVMLASKRAEELDQGAAPLLSHYQNSKSVGKALEEIAAGVLKIEN; encoded by the coding sequence ATGTTATATCCATCAATTGATGATTTGTTAAAAATCGTGGATTCCCGTTACTCACTGGTCATGTTAGCCAGTAAACGGGCAGAAGAATTGGACCAAGGAGCTGCTCCCTTACTTAGTCACTATCAAAATTCCAAGTCCGTGGGAAAAGCCTTAGAAGAAATTGCGGCTGGGGTTTTAAAGATTGAAAACTAA